In the Brassica napus cultivar Da-Ae chromosome A7, Da-Ae, whole genome shotgun sequence genome, one interval contains:
- the LOC106421539 gene encoding cinnamoyl-CoA reductase 1 yields MAEKQRICVTGSGGYIASWLVKSLLSRGYTVHGTVRDPSDRKNDHLKKLDNASKNLKLFKADLFDYEGLSSAISGCYGVFHIAAPVPFEDVPLTEEQLIKPALTGTKNVLEACTEAKVKKVVVVSSIAAVVYNPKWPRDVDVDESCWSDTQYLYSREGYWSYYFLAKTLMEREAIEWSRTSSADVVTVCPSVVIGPRLQSTLNSSSLGLLNFIKGGVISLLSDQLYLVDVRDVADALLLVYENQEAKGRYICNSHSLHNNDLMEKLMNMYPKRNFPKSFSERKEKQVNENILRISSEKLEKLGWKFRSLEETIDDSVVSFEATGDLPKQ; encoded by the exons ATGGCTGAAAAGCAGAGGATATGTGTTACTGGTTCAGGAGGATATATCGCTTCGTGGCTCGTCAAGTCTCTTCTCTCCCGTGGCTACACTGTCCATGGAACTGTTCGAGATCCTA GTGATCGAAAGAACGACCATTTGAAGAAGTTAGATAACGCTTCAAAGAATCTTAAGCTTTTCAAGGCAGATTTGTTTGACTATGAAGGTCTTTCTTCAGCCATTTCTGGTTGTTATGGTGTTTTCCATATTGCTGCTCCTGTGCCTTTTGAAGATGTTCCTCTTACTGAG GAACAACTTATTAAACCAGCTCTCACTGGCACCAAAAATGTTCTAGAAGCGTGCACAGAAGCTAAAGTGAAGAAAGTTGTGGTTGTATCATCAATTGCTGCTGTTGTTTACAACCCAAAGTGGCCTAGAGATGTTGATGTGGACGAGAGTTGTTGGTCAGACACTCAATACCTTTATTCACGTGAG GGTTATTGGTCATATTACTTTCTTGCCAAAACCTTAATGGAACGTGAAGCTATAGAGTGGAGCAGAACAAGCTCAGCTGATGTTGTTACGGTCTGTCCCTCGGTCGTCATAGGCCCTAGGCTTCAGTCCACGCTTAACTCTAGTAGCTTGGGACtactaaattttataaaag GCGGTGTAATATCCTTGTTGAGTGACCAACTCTACCTTGTGGATGTGCGTGATGTCGCTGATGCGCTTTTGCTGGTGTATGAAAATCAAGAAGCAAAAGGAAGATACATATGCAACTCTCATTCACTTCACAACAATGATCTTatggagaagctgatgaatatGTATCCTAAACGCAACTTCCCCAAAAG TTTCAGCGAGAGAAAGGAGAAGCAAGTGAATGAGAACATACTTCGAATAAGTTCAGAGAAGTTGGAGAAACTGGGGTGGAAGTTTAGGTCATTAGAAGAAACCATTGACGACTCTGTTGTGAGCTTTGAAGCTACTGGTGATCTTCCAAAGCAATAA